A section of the Solitalea canadensis DSM 3403 genome encodes:
- a CDS encoding DMT family transporter encodes MLLNNNLFKLHFTVLIWGFTAILGKLISVSALSLVWYRVIIAAVALLIFIVLKKKSFKVKRSDLFQLVSVGILVTLHWIMFFHSIKISTVSVALVCLSSQTLFTGILEPIFMKTKISALDIITGILIVVGITFIFHFEGQYTWGIIYGLLASLLACIFNILNAKLVKREDPVVISFYELGGGWIGLSIFLLATGHFTNPANLALSNADIIYLLLLGIVCTAFAYVVGIAVMKELTAYTVALVTNLEPVYGVILALLIFKDKETMTMGFYIGAAIVIAAVVLYPFAKRRIDAYKEAKLGINV; translated from the coding sequence TTGCTCCTAAATAACAATTTATTCAAACTCCATTTTACGGTGTTAATTTGGGGTTTCACTGCCATTTTAGGCAAGCTGATATCAGTTTCTGCGTTATCATTGGTTTGGTATCGGGTAATTATTGCTGCTGTAGCGCTGTTAATTTTCATTGTACTAAAGAAAAAAAGCTTTAAGGTAAAAAGAAGCGATCTGTTTCAGTTAGTTTCTGTAGGAATTCTGGTTACCCTCCATTGGATTATGTTTTTTCATTCCATTAAAATCTCCACAGTTTCTGTAGCCTTGGTCTGTTTATCTTCTCAAACGCTGTTCACAGGTATTCTGGAGCCAATTTTCATGAAAACTAAAATCTCTGCATTGGATATTATCACCGGTATTCTGATCGTTGTAGGGATTACATTTATTTTCCATTTTGAAGGTCAATACACATGGGGAATCATTTACGGCTTATTGGCTTCATTATTGGCCTGTATTTTTAATATTCTGAATGCAAAACTGGTAAAACGTGAAGATCCGGTGGTGATTAGCTTTTATGAATTAGGTGGAGGCTGGATCGGATTAAGTATATTTTTATTAGCTACTGGTCATTTTACTAATCCCGCAAATTTAGCATTGTCAAATGCTGATATTATTTACTTGTTGTTGCTAGGCATTGTTTGTACCGCATTTGCCTATGTTGTAGGTATTGCTGTTATGAAAGAACTTACTGCTTATACGGTTGCACTGGTAACTAATCTGGAGCCTGTATACGGCGTGATCCTGGCTTTACTCATCTTTAAAGACAAGGAAACGATGACTATGGGCTTTTATATTGGGGCCGCTATCGTAATTGCTGCGGTTGTGCTCTACCCTTTTGCCAAACGACGTATAGACGCTTATAAGGAAGCTAAACTGGGGATTAACGTTTAA
- a CDS encoding TolB family protein, with product MRHLYRFKYLFISILTTLILTNASLAVFGQVFDNGQNPPSLKWKQIKTENYQVIFPSGFEKEAERTANVLEHLYNYVGRSLKTKSRKISIILQNQSVSSNGFVTLAPRHSEFYTTPPQDLEPNDWINSLAVHELRHVVQIDKTTSGINIPLIEEIQFAVFGGVFPIWFIEGDAVVTETVLSSSGRGRLPDWEKEFRANTLSGAKYSYSKYYFGSLKDNIPDYYRLGYFMSAKMRRDYGDSVYNALFTRAKNKFYIPWPFSNSLRHFTGYSTNQFFHQAVADLKNNWQKQLTDTKSITYNPINIRKNSVSTDYELPKALDSNEIICLKKGLADVASFVKIDKNGHEKKMLTIGPQLTPHFDLKNNTLVWDEIRYDPRFQYHTYSVICTYNLTSKTFKQLTKQSKYFSPALSSNGKTIAAVKISEANNFNIVLLNAETGEEIKTLENAANYFLQTPSFNANGDQLVYAVSSNLGRNIAVYDLTENREKLLLTWDFKQSLRPVFFGEKIIYHSSYNGIDNIYCFDTASKTNSQLTNAGIGVYNPSIDQYNQRILFNDFVKTGLNISAIPTGETTAINPEKTPSEFIQYYKPMIAREQGKSILDSFPSLSYKITPYKEASHLINFHSLSPYTQAGENDNYTAGISLKSNNLLNTMGITLGYSYDQSVKSGEYNASIAYKKFFPIFSLNYNNRKRTAVFDTLINNKETFREFSFRENKFDFSVSIPLSFYKSNYNYSVGFTSEISYISRYDINGGPKNLVKTINFPIDNTLYFYRTARRSARDINPKWGEQISIRYNSLPFDDQLDGSIFTVESSFFFPGLFKHHSFLASFNYQHNTGIYQSAVEIPEVSGAGNISRTSPLESTLLLRYRFPLFYPDWELSRFAYIKRFKGGFFADAENITSSGEFKSYGVELRADCNLLRYYLPNYDIGTKVIFFTDKGINSPVFQLIFNFTL from the coding sequence ATGAGGCATTTATACAGGTTTAAATATTTATTTATCAGCATATTAACAACACTTATATTAACAAATGCTTCACTTGCTGTTTTTGGGCAAGTTTTTGACAATGGTCAGAACCCTCCCAGCCTAAAATGGAAACAAATCAAAACAGAAAACTACCAGGTGATCTTCCCTTCCGGGTTTGAGAAGGAAGCTGAACGGACTGCAAATGTGTTAGAACATTTATATAATTATGTCGGACGATCGCTAAAAACCAAAAGCCGTAAAATTTCAATCATTCTTCAAAACCAATCGGTATCTAGCAATGGTTTTGTAACACTAGCTCCCCGACACTCCGAGTTTTACACTACACCACCACAAGATTTAGAACCTAACGACTGGATTAATAGTCTGGCTGTACATGAACTTCGACATGTGGTTCAAATTGATAAAACTACATCCGGTATTAATATTCCTTTAATTGAAGAAATTCAGTTTGCCGTTTTTGGAGGAGTATTTCCGATTTGGTTCATTGAAGGAGATGCCGTAGTTACCGAAACCGTATTGAGTAGCTCGGGTCGTGGTCGCTTGCCCGATTGGGAAAAAGAATTCAGGGCAAACACATTATCAGGTGCTAAATACAGTTATTCTAAATATTATTTCGGGTCGTTAAAAGATAATATTCCTGACTACTATAGACTAGGCTATTTTATGTCGGCAAAAATGCGTCGGGATTACGGAGATTCTGTGTATAATGCTTTATTTACCAGGGCTAAAAACAAATTTTATATTCCCTGGCCATTTTCCAATTCATTACGTCATTTTACAGGATACAGTACTAATCAATTTTTTCATCAAGCGGTTGCTGACCTAAAAAACAACTGGCAAAAGCAGTTAACTGATACCAAATCGATCACTTACAATCCGATTAATATCCGAAAAAACTCCGTTTCTACAGATTATGAACTGCCGAAGGCGCTTGATTCCAATGAAATCATTTGTCTAAAAAAGGGCTTGGCGGATGTTGCATCTTTTGTAAAAATTGATAAAAACGGACATGAAAAGAAGATGCTAACAATAGGCCCGCAGTTAACACCTCACTTTGATTTAAAAAATAATACACTTGTTTGGGATGAAATCAGGTATGACCCGCGCTTTCAGTACCACACTTACTCGGTTATTTGTACCTACAATCTTACTTCGAAAACCTTTAAGCAACTCACCAAACAGTCGAAATATTTTTCTCCTGCACTATCCTCAAATGGCAAAACTATAGCTGCTGTAAAAATTTCTGAAGCCAACAATTTCAATATTGTGCTACTAAATGCGGAGACTGGTGAAGAGATAAAAACACTGGAAAACGCTGCTAACTACTTTCTGCAAACGCCCTCTTTTAATGCAAATGGGGATCAATTAGTTTACGCAGTTTCTTCTAACCTTGGGAGAAATATTGCTGTTTATGACCTTACTGAAAATAGAGAAAAGCTATTGTTAACATGGGATTTCAAGCAGTCGTTGCGCCCTGTTTTCTTTGGAGAAAAGATTATTTATCATTCTTCCTATAACGGTATCGATAATATTTATTGTTTCGATACTGCTTCAAAAACGAATAGTCAGCTTACCAATGCAGGCATCGGTGTTTACAATCCATCAATTGACCAATACAATCAGCGTATACTATTTAATGATTTTGTAAAAACCGGACTTAACATTTCTGCTATACCTACGGGTGAAACTACAGCCATTAATCCGGAAAAGACGCCATCTGAATTTATTCAATATTACAAGCCCATGATTGCCAGAGAACAGGGTAAATCCATTCTGGACAGCTTTCCGTCATTATCTTATAAAATAACACCCTATAAAGAAGCCTCACATTTAATTAACTTTCACAGCTTAAGTCCATACACCCAAGCGGGCGAAAACGACAACTACACGGCTGGAATTAGCCTTAAATCCAACAACCTGTTAAATACAATGGGAATTACCCTTGGCTACTCTTATGATCAGTCGGTTAAATCAGGTGAATACAATGCCAGCATTGCTTACAAAAAGTTCTTCCCGATCTTCTCATTAAATTATAATAATCGTAAAAGGACTGCTGTTTTTGACACCCTGATCAATAACAAGGAGACATTCCGGGAGTTTTCATTCAGAGAAAACAAGTTCGATTTTAGTGTTTCAATTCCACTGTCATTCTATAAATCGAATTACAATTACAGTGTTGGATTCACCTCGGAGATTAGTTATATATCCAGATATGATATTAATGGAGGACCTAAAAATTTAGTTAAAACCATCAATTTTCCTATTGATAATACACTCTATTTTTACAGGACTGCCCGCAGAAGTGCACGTGATATTAATCCGAAATGGGGTGAGCAAATTAGCATAAGGTATAATTCGTTACCCTTCGACGACCAGTTAGATGGATCGATATTTACTGTAGAAAGTAGCTTTTTCTTTCCCGGATTATTTAAGCATCATTCATTTTTAGCTTCGTTTAACTATCAGCATAACACTGGCATTTATCAAAGTGCCGTAGAAATTCCTGAAGTATCTGGCGCCGGTAATATCAGCAGAACTTCTCCATTAGAGAGTACTTTACTGTTAAGATACCGGTTTCCGTTATTTTATCCAGACTGGGAGCTGAGTCGTTTTGCCTACATAAAACGTTTTAAAGGAGGATTCTTTGCTGATGCAGAAAACATCACCTCTTCAGGAGAATTTAAGTCATATGGAGTGGAATTGCGTGCAGATTGTAACCTATTGCGCTATTATCTGCCAAATTATGATATCGGCACCAAGGTGATTTTCTTTACAGATAAGGGTATTAATTCACCTGTTTTTCAGTTAATATTTAACTTTACACTATAA
- a CDS encoding RrF2 family transcriptional regulator has translation MLSKKTKYAIKALVALAKNETNNPMLIADIAKNEQLPKKFLEAILLELKHNGFVSSKKGAGGGYYMLKPAEEISLSAIIRIVDGPIAMLPCVSLNFYERCEECKDEITCGIRDVAKDVRDATLKILLETSIADIIKRESDLADHAKVEK, from the coding sequence TTGTTATCCAAAAAGACTAAATACGCTATTAAAGCATTGGTGGCTCTGGCTAAGAATGAAACGAATAACCCTATGCTTATTGCTGATATCGCTAAAAACGAGCAGCTGCCCAAAAAATTCCTTGAGGCAATTCTTTTGGAGTTAAAGCATAATGGTTTTGTAAGCAGCAAAAAAGGCGCGGGAGGTGGCTATTATATGTTAAAGCCAGCCGAAGAAATAAGCCTTTCTGCTATTATTCGTATCGTTGACGGGCCAATTGCGATGCTTCCTTGCGTGAGCTTAAATTTTTATGAGCGTTGTGAGGAATGTAAAGACGAGATTACCTGTGGTATCAGGGATGTGGCAAAAGATGTAAGGGACGCTACATTGAAAATCTTACTCGAAACCAGTATTGCAGATATTATTAAAAGAGAATCCGATTTAGCAGACCACGCTAAAGTGGAAAAATAA
- a CDS encoding TSUP family transporter, translated as MEELVELEKNDQPDSTVVHHPYLGHDRERNNLFPVFLKLEKLNTLIVGGGNVALEKLRAVISNSPDANIEVVAKEFNPEVKEFLDEYEISYEQKAFDATDLEDIDLVIVSVNDRNASAEIQKICTERHILVNVADTPDICDFYLSSVVQKGNLKLAISTNGKSPTIAKRVKEVLNDAFPYEIDDVLNNMEVIRKKLDGDFADKVRQLNDITSVLAVKTEPETKKRRKIVNLLTYIFSAVGLTILGFLAGKYATIDNYTVAEGWLSSHVTSEIFIFIIGGFIAQMIDGALGMAYGVSATTFLMSFGITPAAASASVHASEIFTTGVSGISHLKFGNVNTKLFKTLVIPGVLGAIMGAYILSSLQEYADYMKPLVATYTLILGIVIIRKVIKKRIVKKKLKRIGWLAGIGGFLDSVGGGGWGPIVTSTLIASGRHARYTIGSVNLTEFFVSFASSVTFILVLGLNHFQVIAGLIIGGSIAAPIAARLSSKLPVKTIMLAVGIIVILVSLRIIIMMVGKYI; from the coding sequence ATGGAAGAATTAGTAGAGCTTGAGAAAAACGACCAACCCGATTCAACGGTTGTGCACCATCCGTATTTAGGTCACGACCGTGAAAGAAATAATCTTTTTCCAGTCTTTTTGAAGTTGGAAAAGCTGAATACGCTAATCGTTGGCGGCGGAAATGTTGCACTTGAAAAGCTGCGTGCAGTGATCAGCAATAGTCCCGATGCTAATATTGAGGTTGTAGCTAAAGAGTTTAATCCTGAAGTGAAAGAATTTTTGGATGAATACGAGATTAGTTATGAGCAAAAAGCGTTTGATGCCACTGATTTGGAGGATATTGATTTAGTTATTGTTTCGGTGAATGATCGGAACGCAAGCGCCGAAATTCAGAAGATTTGTACTGAACGCCATATCCTGGTAAACGTTGCTGATACTCCTGATATTTGTGATTTCTACCTGAGTTCAGTAGTTCAAAAAGGTAATCTGAAATTAGCAATTTCCACGAATGGTAAATCACCAACCATTGCAAAACGTGTAAAAGAAGTGCTTAATGATGCGTTTCCATATGAAATTGACGATGTACTTAATAATATGGAAGTTATCCGGAAGAAACTCGATGGAGATTTTGCGGATAAAGTGCGTCAGTTAAACGATATTACGTCAGTTTTAGCAGTTAAAACTGAACCTGAAACTAAGAAACGCCGTAAAATTGTTAATCTTTTAACGTATATTTTTTCTGCAGTTGGCTTAACAATTTTAGGTTTTCTTGCTGGAAAATATGCCACTATTGATAATTATACTGTGGCAGAAGGCTGGTTAAGCAGCCATGTAACTTCCGAAATTTTCATTTTCATTATTGGAGGTTTTATCGCACAAATGATCGATGGGGCCCTAGGAATGGCCTATGGGGTTAGCGCAACTACGTTCTTAATGTCGTTCGGAATTACTCCGGCAGCTGCAAGTGCCAGTGTGCATGCATCCGAGATCTTTACAACCGGAGTTTCCGGTATCAGTCACCTTAAATTTGGTAACGTAAATACGAAACTGTTTAAAACACTGGTAATTCCAGGGGTATTAGGTGCTATTATGGGAGCGTATATTTTGTCTTCATTGCAAGAATATGCAGACTATATGAAACCTTTAGTGGCTACTTATACGCTTATTTTAGGTATTGTGATTATCCGTAAAGTGATTAAGAAACGCATCGTTAAGAAGAAGCTGAAAAGAATAGGTTGGTTAGCCGGTATTGGAGGTTTTCTGGATTCTGTTGGCGGTGGCGGCTGGGGACCTATTGTTACTTCAACACTTATTGCAAGTGGTCGTCATGCGCGTTATACGATTGGATCTGTTAATCTTACAGAGTTTTTTGTATCATTCGCGAGTTCAGTTACTTTTATTCTTGTTTTAGGCTTAAATCACTTCCAGGTTATTGCCGGATTAATTATAGGTGGTTCAATTGCAGCACCAATTGCGGCTCGTTTATCAAGTAAATTACCTGTTAAAACTATTATGCTGGCAGTGGGAATTATCGTAATTCTCGTTTCACTACGCATTATCATTATGATGGTAGGTAAATATATTTAA
- the cobA gene encoding uroporphyrinogen-III C-methyltransferase, which yields MQINNKHIQPKLTLVGAGPGDPDLLTIKGLKALADADVVLFDALANEELLKYASKQAELISVGKRAGKHSMKQEEINQLIVKKALQKGHVVRLKGGDPFIFGRGYEEIDYAEAFGVETAVVPGISSFYSVPELQKIPVTARGTNESFWVVTGTTASGELSKDIHHAAQSSATVIILMGMNKLAEIAHAFLVNGKSETPVAIIQNGSLPEEKAGYATVETMVDMAKDQNLANPAIIVIGEVVRLGRNSYLFEQLASLKKEN from the coding sequence ATGCAGATTAACAATAAACATATACAACCTAAACTTACCTTGGTAGGTGCAGGTCCTGGTGATCCGGATCTGTTAACCATCAAGGGGTTAAAAGCTTTGGCTGATGCTGATGTAGTGTTGTTTGACGCTTTAGCGAATGAAGAGTTATTAAAATATGCTTCAAAACAAGCTGAATTGATCTCTGTAGGAAAACGTGCTGGTAAGCATTCAATGAAGCAAGAAGAAATAAATCAGCTAATTGTTAAAAAAGCGCTACAAAAAGGTCATGTTGTTCGCTTAAAAGGTGGGGATCCGTTTATTTTTGGACGTGGATACGAAGAAATCGATTATGCTGAAGCATTCGGTGTTGAAACAGCTGTTGTTCCTGGTATTTCTTCTTTTTATTCAGTTCCTGAATTACAAAAGATACCAGTTACTGCCCGAGGAACCAATGAAAGTTTTTGGGTAGTTACCGGAACAACTGCATCCGGCGAACTTTCTAAAGATATTCACCATGCTGCTCAATCTTCAGCCACGGTTATTATTCTGATGGGAATGAATAAATTGGCGGAAATTGCGCATGCTTTTTTGGTGAATGGCAAAAGTGAAACACCTGTTGCTATTATTCAGAATGGGTCACTTCCGGAAGAGAAGGCAGGTTACGCAACTGTTGAAACAATGGTTGATATGGCAAAAGATCAGAATCTGGCTAATCCGGCCATTATCGTTATAGGCGAGGTGGTTCGGTTGGGTCGCAATTCATATTTATTTGAACAACTAGCGTCACTTAAGAAAGAAAATTGA
- a CDS encoding HEPN domain-containing protein produces MQSFRTELENPVVERDIIELERKIRLYRDGKIDEEKFRSLRLARGIYGQRQQGVQMVRIKLPYGKVTTQQLERICQVSDEYSRGNLHITTRQDIQIHYVSLDRTPELWAELERDDITLREACGNTVRNVTASATAGIDPKELFDVSPYAQAAFEYFLRNPVCQEMGRKVKIAFSSSESDTAYTFMHDLGFIPKIRVVNGKEERGFKVMLAGGLGSQPYLAEVAFEFLPINQIIPFSEAVLRVFDRYGERTKRHKARMKYLLQDVGLDGFLKLVEEERLALKYKVYEIDGTVTSELQPPAIIELPDFELSDWQKYDKWLTTNVFQQKQTGYFSVGLKIANGDIKTPVARQLIQIINELTADEIRLTNTQGILLKYVPAVHLPYLFQKLNEIGLAEIGFESTADITSCPGTDTCNLGISNSTDITRELEKVIYDEYPEFIYGNDISIKISGCINSCGQHAMAAIGFHGSSMKKDKLVLPALQVLIGGGVLGDGAGAVADKVIKVPSKRGPDVLRLLLNDYQENRNEGEYFLSYYQRQGKIYFYDLLNPLTDMDKITDDDFIDWGQTAPYVQAIGVGECAGVTIDLVATLLLESEEKTANAQEAFEKAEYADSIYYAYTSFINTAKAILTSEGIKTNTQSGIIKDFDLNFVQSEKVKLPVSFEELVYQINKDEPTADFAAYYLDQARGFTQLIKTYREAALA; encoded by the coding sequence ATGCAAAGCTTCAGGACAGAACTTGAGAACCCAGTCGTAGAGCGTGATATAATTGAATTGGAACGTAAGATCCGATTATATCGCGACGGGAAAATTGACGAGGAAAAGTTTCGTAGTCTGCGACTTGCACGCGGCATATACGGCCAGCGTCAACAAGGTGTGCAAATGGTGCGTATTAAATTACCGTATGGTAAGGTTACTACGCAACAATTGGAGCGCATTTGTCAGGTTTCGGATGAATATTCTCGTGGTAATCTGCACATTACTACACGTCAGGATATACAGATCCACTATGTGAGCCTGGATCGTACACCCGAATTATGGGCTGAGCTAGAACGGGATGATATTACTTTGCGTGAAGCATGTGGTAATACCGTACGTAATGTTACAGCTTCTGCAACGGCAGGAATTGATCCTAAAGAATTGTTCGATGTTTCTCCATATGCACAGGCTGCATTTGAATATTTCTTACGCAATCCTGTGTGCCAGGAGATGGGCAGAAAGGTAAAAATTGCCTTTTCATCTTCTGAATCAGATACTGCTTACACTTTTATGCACGATTTGGGTTTCATTCCTAAAATAAGAGTGGTAAATGGTAAAGAGGAAAGAGGTTTTAAAGTGATGCTTGCAGGAGGATTGGGTTCGCAACCTTATTTAGCTGAAGTAGCATTTGAATTTTTGCCTATTAATCAGATTATTCCTTTTTCTGAAGCGGTATTACGTGTTTTTGATCGTTATGGCGAACGTACTAAACGTCATAAAGCAAGGATGAAATATTTGCTACAAGATGTAGGTTTAGACGGGTTTTTAAAATTAGTTGAAGAAGAGCGTCTTGCTTTAAAATATAAAGTGTATGAAATCGATGGTACTGTAACCTCAGAACTTCAACCTCCCGCAATTATTGAATTGCCTGATTTTGAGCTTTCTGATTGGCAGAAGTATGACAAATGGTTAACTACCAATGTGTTTCAGCAAAAACAGACAGGCTATTTTTCTGTAGGGTTGAAAATTGCGAATGGAGATATCAAAACTCCTGTCGCACGTCAGCTTATTCAAATAATTAACGAATTAACAGCCGATGAAATAAGATTGACGAATACACAGGGGATACTTTTGAAGTATGTACCTGCTGTTCATCTTCCTTATTTGTTTCAAAAACTGAATGAAATCGGTTTAGCCGAAATCGGCTTTGAAAGTACAGCTGATATTACTTCTTGCCCTGGTACAGATACCTGTAACTTGGGAATTTCTAACTCCACAGATATTACCCGTGAGTTGGAAAAAGTGATTTATGATGAATATCCGGAGTTTATCTACGGTAATGATATTTCCATTAAAATTTCTGGCTGTATCAATTCATGTGGACAACATGCGATGGCAGCTATTGGTTTCCACGGTTCTAGCATGAAAAAAGATAAACTGGTTTTACCTGCATTACAGGTACTTATCGGTGGCGGTGTTTTAGGTGACGGAGCAGGTGCTGTTGCAGATAAAGTGATTAAAGTGCCTAGCAAACGTGGTCCGGATGTATTGAGATTGCTGTTGAATGATTATCAGGAGAATAGAAACGAAGGTGAGTATTTCCTTAGCTATTATCAGCGTCAGGGTAAAATTTATTTCTATGATTTGTTAAATCCGCTGACGGATATGGATAAGATCACTGATGATGATTTTATCGACTGGGGACAAACAGCTCCTTATGTTCAGGCAATAGGTGTCGGTGAATGTGCGGGTGTTACGATTGACTTAGTAGCTACATTGCTGCTTGAGTCGGAGGAAAAAACAGCCAATGCGCAGGAGGCTTTTGAAAAAGCAGAGTATGCAGATAGTATTTACTATGCATATACTTCATTCATTAACACGGCTAAGGCTATTTTGACTTCAGAAGGCATCAAAACAAATACTCAAAGTGGAATTATCAAGGACTTTGATTTGAATTTTGTTCAGAGTGAAAAAGTAAAATTGCCTGTTTCGTTTGAGGAATTGGTTTACCAAATCAATAAAGATGAACCTACGGCAGATTTTGCAGCCTATTATTTGGATCAGGCTCGTGGTTTTACTCAATTGATTAAAACTTACAGAGAAGCTGCTTTAGCTTAA